Genomic segment of Gemmatimonadaceae bacterium:
ACATCGCCACGGGCGTCATCTTTCCCGGAGTCGAGTCTGCCTGTGCAAGACGGCGCTCCAGCAGTTGTTCCCGCTCCCGCTCCGCGGCCTTGATCTGTGCCGCGCTTGCCTGAGCGGACTCGCGGCAACCTGAGGCGGCGGCAACTGCGCCGAGGACGAGTCCGAGAAGGCGGGCTGCTCTCAAGACTTTTTCCCGTCCTGACTCTGAAGCGGCTCCGCAAGCTCGAGATCCGCCGATGCGATCATGCCGTCGGAGTTGTTGTGAATTGCAGTCAGCACTTCGTCCCGCGGTACAGTCTTCTTCAGGCGCAGCAGATAATAGATCTGCGAAGGCTTTCCGGTATTCTGCACGACCTCGTCGAGCTTCCAACGTTTCGTCAGCTTCTGGAGCACCATCTCTGCCTGAGCCTGCGCTTCCGGGACATAGTCCGTGCTGATGGTCAGCACAGCGTTGTAGCGGGGCTTCTTGCTCTTACTCCCGATGACCTTGCGCACGCGGTCGAAACGGTCCGCCAGCACATCGGCCTTCTCAGGCGTCAGCGAGAGGACGAGATCACGGTCGGGGATCTCGTGTGCACCAGTCTGGCTGGCAAGACTCTCCAAGGGCCCAGCCCACTGCGAGGAGGCGGTAGGCGTGAGGATGTTTCTGCCGTAGTCGTACCGCCAGGTGAGAAGCAGCAGAAGGTTGAAGACGATCGAGACGATCGCTCCCACGGCAAGTGACTGTACTCCCGCGGCGAACCCGACGCCGATGCTGAGGAAGACGAACACGAGATCACGCGTGTCACGCAGATTCGTCCGGAATCGCACTGCACCAACGACGCCGGCGAGGCTGAAGGCGAGAGCCAGGCTGTTCTGCACCACGATGATGATTCCAGCGACGACGATCGGCAGTATGATCAGCGTCTGGACCAGAGCCTGACTGTGACCCGGTATCGGGCGCGCCGACATGTAGACCCACGAAACGGGCAGCATCAGCACGATCGTGCCAAGGAGAATGAGGAGTGTGACGATCGAGACCTCCCCCAGCGAACCGGCACCAAATCCGGCAACGCCTCGTTCATCGGCCACGAGCGCGTCGGGGAGGAGCTGCGGGCTACCTGCCGCCGTGTCTACACTTTTCCCCGCGACCTGGCGAATTATGTCGGGGAACAAATACCATAGAACAGCGACGACCACGGCGACGACTGCATAGTAGGCAAATAGTCGTCGCAGGGGACGGTCGGAGCCCTGTGTCATGATATCTATGATCTGCTTGAGCACGATCATGGTGCCCTCCAATGCAATTTGGACGCCGGTTTGACGCTGCAGTGTGCTGAGCAGTGGCTCGCTACGCAATGGCGGGGTAAATTCCGGGCTCGCCCGCCGCTACGGCCCGATAAAACCCGCCAAACTGGGAAACATCATTGAAGCTCATTCCACGTGACGAACAGTTTTACGACATGTTCCTGGCCGTTGCGCAGCGGCTCACTGGCTCGGCAACGCTGCTTCATGAGGTGTTCAAGAACCCCGCGGCGCTGGAGGAGAACGTTGCGCGGATCAAGGCGCTCGAGCACGAAGCCGACAATCTCACGCACGATGTGGTCGACCGCATCGACACGACGTTCGTCACGCCCTTCGACCGCGAAGACATCCACGAGCTGGCCCGAGCGCTGGACGACGTCGTCGATCTGATCGACGGCGCGGCGCGCCGGACGGCCATCTTTCACATCAAGGAAGCGACACCGTTCGGCGTCACGCTGTCCGACGTCCTGATGCGCTCGGCCCGTTGCATCGAAGAAACCGTCGCGAAGATGAAGGATCCAAAGGTGGTTCATGCCGGCAATCGCCAACTGAAGCTGCTGGAAGAGGAGGGAGACGCGATCTATCACGACGCGCTCGAGGGCCTGTTCGCGCAGACTACCGATGCGATTCTCGTCATCAAGTGGAAGGAGCTGTACGACAAGATCGAGGACGCCATCGACCACTGCGAAGACGTCGGCAGCGTTCTGCGCAGCATCTCACTCAAGAACGCATAAGCCGTGCTTTCCTACGTAGTCGCGATCATCGTCGTGGCTCTTGTCTTCGATTTCATCAACGGGTTTCACGATTCGGCGAACTCAATCGCTACGATCGTCGGCACGCGCGTGCTGAATCCTGTTGCGGCTGTGATCTGGGCGGCATTCTTCAATTTCATCGCGGCGTTTTTCTTCACGACGGCCGTGGCCAAAGCGATCGGCAAGGGCCTGATCGATTTGAACATCGTGACCCCGAGTGTCATCCTGGCGGGCCTGCTCGGGGCAATCGTGTGGGATCTCATCACGTGGGCGTACGGGATTCCGTCGAGCTCGTCGCACGCGCTCATTGGCGGGTATGCCGGCGCGGCGATAGCCAAGGCGGGAATGGCCGCGATCCTGTGGGGTAAGAAATGGATCGAGACGCTCTCCTTCATTGTTGTCTCGCCGCTGTTCGGCTTCACTCTCGGCTTTTTGCTGATGGTCCTCGTCTACTGGACGTTCAGCCGAACGAGTCCCTCGCGAGTCAATAAGGTTTTCAAACGCGGGCAGCTCCTGAGCTCGGCAATGTTTTCTCTGGCACACGGCAGCAATGACGCGCAGAAGACGATGGGCATCATCGTCGGCCTCCTGGTCTCCGTCGAGCCGCTTCTCGCAAAGGAGACGGGCTGGCTGGCCCGTCTTTACGTTCCGAACGCCGATAACATTCCTCTCTGGGTCGTCCTTTCGGCACACACGGCGATCGCGCTGGGAACTTTGTTTGGCGGCTGGCGAATCGTCCACACGATGGGCTCACGCATCACCAAGCTGAGGCCGGTTGGCGGCTTCTGCGCAGAGGGTGCCGGTGCCATCAGCATAATCATGGCGACAAACCTCGGGATTCCGGTCAGCACAACGCACACGATTACTGGTGCGATAGTCGGGGTCGGAGCGACCAACCGGCTCAGCGCGGTGAGATGGGGTGTGGCGGGCAGGATCGTATGGGCATGGGTTCTGACGATTCCCGCATCCGGGCTTATCGCCGCAGGGTGCTATTACCTGCTCGCCGCGTTCGTGTCGGTGTAAGATCTCAGATGCTTCGTCCACCCGGAGCTTCGGCCGCAGCACTGCTCGGCGCTTTTGCGATCGTCTCGTGCACTACGGCTGCGCCGCCGCGTCTGGGCCCTGAGACAGGAGATACCCGCGATATCGTCGTCGTGTCGACAACGGACGTGCATGGGCGAGTAAGAGGCTGGGACTATTACGCGGATTCGGCGGAATCGCTGCGCGGGTTGACGCGAGCCGCAACAATCGTCGATTCCGTGCGCGCGGCGAATCCGGGGAGTGTGATTCTCCTGGACGCCGGCGACATGCTGCAGGGTAACCCGCTCGCCTACGTCGCGGCGCGCGTCGCACCGGAGCGCCCGAGCCCGATAGTGAGCGCCATGAATGTCATGCGGTACGACGCGGCCGCGATAGGCAACCACGAGTACAACTACGGAGTTCCGTACCTCCAGCGCGCAGTCAGAGAAGCGCGCTTTCCGTTCCTGTCGGCCAACACATATCGGCCCGATGGCACGCATGCATTCAGGCCGTGGACGATTGTCGAGCGCCGAGACGTCAGAGTCGGAATCATCGGGGCGACCACGCCCGGAGTGATGATATGGGATGCGGAGAACGTGCGTGGCCGCGTAAGGCTCGGCGATATAGTCCCCGCAGTGCGATCGGCGGTTCGCGAGGTGAAGGCGGCAGGTGCACACGTGGTTGTGGTGACGATCCACTCCGGACTGGCCGGGCCGTCGAGCTACGACACAGTCGCGACTGGAGTTCCGAGCGAAAATGTATCAGCGCGGATTGCGCGCGAGATCCCGGGCATCGATCTCGTCGTCTTCGGCCACTCGCACAGAGAGACACCGGAGCTGAGAATCGGCACGACGCTCCTCGTGCAGCCCAAGAACTGGGCGACGAGTGTCGGCATTGCGCACCTCAATGTGGTCCCGAGCGGTGCGGGCTGGCGAGTTGCCCGATCGCGGAGCACGGTCGTGCAGGCTGCGCGGCACGCGGAGCACGCGTCGGTGGCTGCCGTCACAGCGGAGAGCCACAGGCGGACCGTGGCTTATGCGAACACGGCGATCGGCTCGACGCCTGTTGCGTGGAGGGGAGACTCTGCACGCCTGCGCGACACTCCACTCATCGACTTCATTCTCGAGACTCAGCGCAATGCGGCCGGGGCCGATCTCG
This window contains:
- a CDS encoding DUF4956 domain-containing protein; protein product: MIVLKQIIDIMTQGSDRPLRRLFAYYAVVAVVVAVLWYLFPDIIRQVAGKSVDTAAGSPQLLPDALVADERGVAGFGAGSLGEVSIVTLLILLGTIVLMLPVSWVYMSARPIPGHSQALVQTLIILPIVVAGIIIVVQNSLALAFSLAGVVGAVRFRTNLRDTRDLVFVFLSIGVGFAAGVQSLAVGAIVSIVFNLLLLLTWRYDYGRNILTPTASSQWAGPLESLASQTGAHEIPDRDLVLSLTPEKADVLADRFDRVRKVIGSKSKKPRYNAVLTISTDYVPEAQAQAEMVLQKLTKRWKLDEVVQNTGKPSQIYYLLRLKKTVPRDEVLTAIHNNSDGMIASADLELAEPLQSQDGKKS
- a CDS encoding DUF47 family protein, with protein sequence MKLIPRDEQFYDMFLAVAQRLTGSATLLHEVFKNPAALEENVARIKALEHEADNLTHDVVDRIDTTFVTPFDREDIHELARALDDVVDLIDGAARRTAIFHIKEATPFGVTLSDVLMRSARCIEETVAKMKDPKVVHAGNRQLKLLEEEGDAIYHDALEGLFAQTTDAILVIKWKELYDKIEDAIDHCEDVGSVLRSISLKNA
- a CDS encoding inorganic phosphate transporter, yielding MLSYVVAIIVVALVFDFINGFHDSANSIATIVGTRVLNPVAAVIWAAFFNFIAAFFFTTAVAKAIGKGLIDLNIVTPSVILAGLLGAIVWDLITWAYGIPSSSSHALIGGYAGAAIAKAGMAAILWGKKWIETLSFIVVSPLFGFTLGFLLMVLVYWTFSRTSPSRVNKVFKRGQLLSSAMFSLAHGSNDAQKTMGIIVGLLVSVEPLLAKETGWLARLYVPNADNIPLWVVLSAHTAIALGTLFGGWRIVHTMGSRITKLRPVGGFCAEGAGAISIIMATNLGIPVSTTHTITGAIVGVGATNRLSAVRWGVAGRIVWAWVLTIPASGLIAAGCYYLLAAFVSV